One Argentina anserina chromosome 6, drPotAnse1.1, whole genome shotgun sequence genomic window, cttttgttagaacccattaataccatacttagaagcattttctttcttattacatctttgtgggtagtAAACTTTTAGAAGTACggtttggtatcatttgtaccaaacccttggtaatctattctctctttactctacttctcttttgatgtatttcattttcaagggtttgttgtatttaatgggttgtgagtagttggatttgaggctaggctagccctagccaaactcatgtgctaatgaattcattttacttttaattgatgttgatgcatgttgaatctatgggcttctacacttaaaatgcttactaaatgtgttgctagttttgtcacctagaaacatgtttaggtaattaatgaatcggaacttgaacttgacaacttcttgaatccgtgaGCATGGGTAGCCTTTAGGTGGTGGCTTAATATTTCTTAcgggaaatattaagttgcttgaatttcttaccttgaacttaatgcttgtgccatgagtgtaattactctaagggggtgttatgcttgtggtacatagcccacttgtattataaggtaatataattgggactaaagttttgtgatttaatttggctccaaaagattttgttaaattgcatgattagttggtttcttggtagcttcaccaaagcactagggggaagtttgtcaaacatgttatgcattaatcttgagttacatttgtgcatgagtaaggctaggtgcaatgcctaagtctctacttctcttttgattctatctttacatttacctttccttgttgtttttgtgcaataattagtttgcttagcttaattctaaaatcaaccaagtcgattcactaccacttgttaataccatcttcatgattcttagcttccaaagggctaatgttgtgaacttgtaaaaagttagaatgcatgtttttctagtttttcttgcggAAATCTAGTTAAAGTTGAGTTTCCCCCAATCCTTTGGGTACGATACTCTACACTTTcccttactaaaacttgacctcctatacttgggagtaggtagtttcacacataaatacacataatcatacttaagtgATTCAACTAACATATATTAATCTTATATGTAAtaggtgtgttgtgctcttttcccCTTCGACcaagattttattttctcccattgggttttgttacttgCAAGGTTTTAATGAGACAACAACTAATGCACCATTATATCTTTAAACTCGGCACAATgggagtgttgaaggaaaacaCTATTAGTGTGCATTCGTTAAAGTAAATAAtggaatgagttaatgacatttatggtcaacggatgtaacagaccaatcaccattatgtagccttaattatcattataattaccatttattccTATTGTAATCTTAACCCttatataaaggggattatcaatgagatgagtaaATCATTCCATTTTTGCTACAACaattttgacaattttttctctatttttgagaaattttaccAAAGCTAGTGGAGATTCTCTTACACCATAGACCTTTAAAGTAGATTTAAATGAACAAATGACAGATTAGtatcaaacaaaattatataaaaataaattcacctTAAAATTTCTCAGTAACTTCCTTAACTCCCACTTTTCCACATTTTTCTCTACTAAGTATTTCTTAAATAGATATTGCATACAGTGTGGGTACTTTGTTGCTAgtattatttattaaaatattaggTAAAAATTCTTAGGATCTTTGTATGTCCCTCATCTATAATAAACACATTAATGAAGTCCTTTAtagataaacaaaaaaaaacattagggAGTGTGCATGAACATATACCGGTAAAGGCACTCAGGCAATTGTCTTTCCCCAAAGAGACATTTCACGATTTGAATTGAAATATTGTCTTGCTAATCATCATGGCATTTGTCAAAAGTTGGTGTTTCATCGACGGGTATCCATCAATATTCAGTAGACGCAAAACCAACAGCCACAAGTCATTCGGTTTTCATTCTTTAATTTCTATTTAATTCACAATCCCGCTTTCACGAATTTGTGCATCTATATAAATGTACATCCATGATTTATCGTCTACCAAATTGGGAATCTACAAATGAACAAGGAAGATGGTCTCTAAGGTTTCCCTCTCGTTTGTTGTTCCCTGTAAGACACGGTTTCATTTGTGATTGGGAAATAGGATTTAGAATTAGTGAAATCACCATTGTCGActtgtatatatgttttttaatACGTTCCTCCATCCTAATGTTCCTTATCGTTGGTATATATAGGTCTATATCTACTGACCTTGTTCGCCTTTTGGCCTAGTACGTTCTCTTTAATAAAATCCCATCcagtttcagaaaaaaaagagcGATTACAAGCCAATTTCATCATAATATGTTTCATTGCGAGGAACATTCATTTTTacaaaggagaattgaacaTTGGAAATGAAATTTCTGTCACTTAATTTGAATGCTCTCATAGTTTTACAATAGCAACATAATATAGTTTTTACACCGAGAACTACATGATAATAATTGGAAATCTAATATTTTTATGGGTGCCTCTTTGTAATATTCTTTCTCTCCCAAATATACTGGAATTTTCACAAGAAAATCACCATGTTTGATAATACTGCATTACAATAACTACAGTATCAAGTTTCTTTTGTCTAAAAGATAGTGTAAAGTAGTTTGGACCAGATAAGTCACTATTGTCTAACAGCAGTCAACAAGAATACAGGAAAtatatgatatgatattttCCCACTCCCATCCATAAAAGTGTTGTTTCTAAATTGGGGTAATTACTGTTAATAACAGTAGCTTAGGGTTATTCTGATTTCTGATAGTAGCACACTCGTCATTAGGAGGATATAATATCAAGTTTATGTTGATATTTCTAATCACCAAATTGAATTGTTTAATCATGACCCTGACCCTCCCATCATTTTCCTCCCTTTCCCGTCCTTTTTTAACTaatcaattaaattaatttttaatttatttttagattTCTTTCTTTAAAATAGCTCAGCCGCCCAGAACAGCCACCCAATTTGCGTTTgctctcgctctctctctctctctctctctctctctctctctctctctcaacaaaATATCTACCAACACAATACAACTACAACACCCCCACAATAGCACTCCATCATTTCCACAAAAGAATCTCTCGCCTTCACATAGATACAgtggcttcttcttcttcttcttcttcttcttcttcttcttcttcttcttcttcctcttcttcctgcTTGTTCATCCTTTCAGCAGCAAAAGCAGATAAAAATAATTCACGGAAACGAGCATGGAGAGGCCATTAATATCTTAGCGTATCAGAGCCTCTCTACCAGTCCctatctttgtttctttctctctgtctctcttgAATGAGTGACAACCCTAAAACAGTACTTCTCAGAATTCAAACTCACCAGAAACCTACCCAGCCGTGGATCCATCAACCATGAGCAGCTTGGAGGACTCCCTGAGATCTCTGTCCCTGGACTACCTCAATCTCCTCATCAACGGCCAAGCCTTCAGTGACGTCACCTTCAGCGTGGAGGGTCGTCTGGTCCACGCGCACAGGTGCATCCTGGCTGCCCGGAGCCTCTTCTTCCGCAAGTTCTTCTGCGGGCCGGACCCTCCTTCCGGACTGGACCCGATGTCGTCGCCGGGATCGTGTAGGTCGGGTACGTCGTCGTCATCGACGTCACAGAGAGGGATGAGTAGTTCGCAGGTAATACCGGTGAACTCGGTCGGGTACGAGGTGTTCTTGTTGCTGCTGCAGTTTTTGTACAGCGGACAGGTCTCGATAGTTCCTCAGAAACACGAGCCGAGGCCTGATTGTGGGGAGAGGGGCTGTTGGCACACGCATTGCACCTCCGCCGTCGATCTCGCACTTGACACTCTCGCCGCCGCTAGATCTTTTGGTGTTGACCAACTCGCATTGCTTACTCAGGTCTTTGTTCATTTTGCATCATTACTCACTGTGTTTTTCCTTTCTCTATTGGTTTTTCTGGGTCCTGTGTGATGCACTGTAGTCCAGTGCACTGCAGTCTTATGTTTGGTGGGCTTTGGGGGAATTACTGCAACTAATGCTTACTTCAATCCCTTTCTGGGTTTCATTTTTGCCCGCTGCCAAaactaaaatatttattatttacttTCTCATTGTGGATTTTCTCAGAATGATCCAACTGGGTGGAGGAGTTTGGTTTTCCTTTCGAATCCCATGCCTCCTTTTTGTCCACAGTGATATATATTGACTTTAATTTCACCCCTCCTTTGCCTTAATATATAGGGTGTtcattcctcttcttctttctagGTAAATTTAGTATGTTCGTGTAATAGTTGTACGACatgttttgttggttttgttcttagaTTTCATGTCCAAGACGAGCTAGTTTCTTGAATTgggttattttttttcctatctCGGAAATGAGTATGAGTATCCATGTCTTTCTAAATTTAGATCTTGAAACGATCCCGTCTTGTCTTTCCACAGTAATCAATAGGAGATCTTTCCTAAACATTCACTTCCCCAATTTGGATGATCCCGTCAGGAAtacaaaattcaagaaaaggaCCACCTGCCCCATAATTTTAGCAAACACATCCCATCATCACATTTCACAATGCATTTGTCTCTCCcctcactcactcactcactcactcactcactcactcactctcTAATGCCTAATATATGGAAGATTAATTTGCTTGCcttttgtaattttatttttcgttTGTGGCTCTCAGAAGCAATTGGCTAGCATGGTGGAGAAGGCGTCAATTGATGATGTGATGAAAGTGCTGTTAGCTTCCAGAAAGCAGGACATGCACCAGCTCTGGACAACATGCTCTCACCTTGTTGCCAAGTCTGGTCTCCCGCCGGAGGTACTCGCCAAGCACCTTCCCATCGACGTGGTGGCCAAAATAGAAGAGCTCCGCCTCAAATCCTCCATCGCACGCCGCTCAATGATgccccaccaccaccatcaccatcaccaccacGACATGGGTGCTGCTGCTGATCTCGAGGACCAGAAGATTCGTCGAATGAGACGAGCATTGGATTCATCCGATGTCGAACTGGTGAAGCTTATGGTGATGGGGGAAGGCCTAAATCTCGACGAGGCACTAGCATTACACTATGCTGTTGAAAGTTGTAGCAGAGAGGTAGTGAAAGCGTTGCTTGAACTCGGAGCAGCCGATGTCAACTACCCAGCCGGGCCAGCGGGCAAAACCCCACTCCACATTGCCTCTGAAATGGTGTCTCCGGACATGGTGGCCGTACTCCTCGATCACCATGCTGATCCTAATGTCCGAACCGTCGATGGAGTCACTCCCCTAGATGTGCTTCGAACCCTAACGTCGGATTTTCTCTTTAAAGGGGCTGTTCCTGGACTGACTCACATTGAACCCAACAAGCTCAGGCTCTGCCTTGAACTTGTTCAGTCGGCTGCTCTTGTTCTCTCCCGTGAAGAAGGCAATAACAATGCAAACAATTCTGCTTCTAATTCTTCCAACACGGCCATTTATCCACCGATGAGTGATCATCACGATCATCATAGCAC contains:
- the LOC126799449 gene encoding BTB/POZ domain and ankyrin repeat-containing protein COCH, which produces MSSLEDSLRSLSLDYLNLLINGQAFSDVTFSVEGRLVHAHRCILAARSLFFRKFFCGPDPPSGLDPMSSPGSCRSGTSSSSTSQRGMSSSQVIPVNSVGYEVFLLLLQFLYSGQVSIVPQKHEPRPDCGERGCWHTHCTSAVDLALDTLAAARSFGVDQLALLTQKQLASMVEKASIDDVMKVLLASRKQDMHQLWTTCSHLVAKSGLPPEVLAKHLPIDVVAKIEELRLKSSIARRSMMPHHHHHHHHHDMGAAADLEDQKIRRMRRALDSSDVELVKLMVMGEGLNLDEALALHYAVESCSREVVKALLELGAADVNYPAGPAGKTPLHIASEMVSPDMVAVLLDHHADPNVRTVDGVTPLDVLRTLTSDFLFKGAVPGLTHIEPNKLRLCLELVQSAALVLSREEGNNNANNSASNSSNTAIYPPMSDHHDHHSTGSGGSNISLNLDSRLVYLNLGATGSSTAQNQMGSSRMDGEDHHQHHHSHGRQGGCDPSTMYHHSHDF